Within Amycolatopsis sp. FDAARGOS 1241, the genomic segment AGCACCGTTGACACCACCGAACGCGCGACCGCGACCCCGGACCTCTCGCAGCCCTACGTCGAGCTCGGCCTCGCCGAAGACGAGTACGCCCGGATCCGCGAGATCCTCGGCCGCCGGCCCACCGAGGCCGAACTGGCGATGTACTCCGTCATGTGGAGCGAGCACTGCTCGTACAAGTCGTCGAAGAAGCACCTGCGCTACTTCGGCGAGACGGCCACCGACGAGATGAAGGCCAAGATGCTCGCGGGCATCGGCGAGAACGCCGGCGTGGTCGACATCGGCGACGGCTGGGCGGTCACCTTCAAGGTCGAGAGCCACAACCACCCGTCCTATGTGGAGCCCTACCAGGGTGCGGCCACGGGCGTCGGCGGCATCGTCCGCGACATCATGGCCATGGGTGCGCGTCCGCTCGCGGTGGCCGACGCGCTGCGTTTCGGGCCGGCCGACGCGCCCGACACCAAGCGCGTGCTACCCGGCGTGGTCGCCGGCGTCGGCGGCTACGGCAACTGCCTCGGCCTGCCGAACATCGGCGGCGAGCTCGTGTTCGACCCCTCCTACAGTGGAAACCCGCTGGTCAACGCCCTGTGCGTGGGCGCCATGCGCACCGAGGACCTGCACCTGGCGTTCGCGTCCGGCACGGGCAACAAGATCATCCTGTTCGGCGCGCGCACCGGCCTCGACGGCATCGGCGGCGTGTCCGTGCTGGCGAGCGACACGTTCTCCGGCGACGAGACGGCGGCCGGCCGGCGGAAGCTGCCGAGCGTGCAGGTGGGCGACCCGTTCACCGAGAAGGTGCTCATCGAGTGCTGCCTCGACCTGTTCAAGGAGAAGCTCGTCGTCGGCATCCAGGACCTCGGCGGTGCCGGGCTGTCCTGCGCGACGTCGGAGCTCGCGGCCGCCGGTGACGGCGGGATGCACGTCTACCTCGACCGCGTGCCGCTGCGCGCCACCGGCATGACGCCCGCCGAGGTGCTCTCGAGCGAGTCGCAGGAGCGCATGTGCGCGGTCGTCGCGCCGGAGAACGTCGAGGCGTTCATGGCCGTGTGCGCGAAGTGGGACGTGATCGCCACCGACATCGGCGAGGTCACCGACGGCGACAACCTCGTGATCACCTGGCACGACGAGGTCGTGGTCGACGTCCCCGCCCACACCGTCGCCCACCAGGGCCCGGTCTACGACCGGCCGATCCAGCGCCCGGCGAGCCAGGACGCGCTGATCGCGGACACCTCGGCTTCGTTGCCGCGGCCGTCGACGCCGGATGAGCTGCGGGCCGACGTGCTGAAGCTCATCGCGGCGCCGAACCAGGCGTCGAAGGAGTGGGTGACGGCGCAGTACGACCGCTACGTGCGCGGCAACTCCGTGCTCGCGCAGCCGTCGGACTCGGGCATGATCCGCATCGACGAGTCGAGCGGGCGCGGCGTGTCGGTGGCCACCGACTGCAACGCGAAGTTCGTGTACCTCGACCCGTACCGCGGCGCGCAGCTC encodes:
- the purL gene encoding phosphoribosylformylglycinamidine synthase subunit PurL — encoded protein: MTSTVDTTERATATPDLSQPYVELGLAEDEYARIREILGRRPTEAELAMYSVMWSEHCSYKSSKKHLRYFGETATDEMKAKMLAGIGENAGVVDIGDGWAVTFKVESHNHPSYVEPYQGAATGVGGIVRDIMAMGARPLAVADALRFGPADAPDTKRVLPGVVAGVGGYGNCLGLPNIGGELVFDPSYSGNPLVNALCVGAMRTEDLHLAFASGTGNKIILFGARTGLDGIGGVSVLASDTFSGDETAAGRRKLPSVQVGDPFTEKVLIECCLDLFKEKLVVGIQDLGGAGLSCATSELAAAGDGGMHVYLDRVPLRATGMTPAEVLSSESQERMCAVVAPENVEAFMAVCAKWDVIATDIGEVTDGDNLVITWHDEVVVDVPAHTVAHQGPVYDRPIQRPASQDALIADTSASLPRPSTPDELRADVLKLIAAPNQASKEWVTAQYDRYVRGNSVLAQPSDSGMIRIDESSGRGVSVATDCNAKFVYLDPYRGAQLALAEAYRNVATGGATPVAVSDCLNFGAPTDPAVMWQFEQAVHGLADACVELGIPVTGGNVSFFNQTGDTAILPTPVIAVLGVIDDVTRRIPTGIGAEAGETLLLLGDTHDELDGSAWARELHGHLGGVPPRVDLAREKLLGEILVAGSRDGMISAAHDLADGGLAQALVETVLIGQCGARVFLDRDQDPFVQLFSESSGRVLVAVPRTEELRFTEMCTARGLPWRKTGVVDPESGALELQGITEFSLDELREAWEGTLPALFD